In Ferribacterium limneticum, a genomic segment contains:
- a CDS encoding TIGR01458 family HAD-type hydrolase — MAPTISPKAVLIDLAGVLHTGDEALPGAVRALDRLRMSGLPLRFLTNTTRTPSTILFAKLQRMGFTLAASEIQTAALAARTLVRSRGLRPLWLIHPDIAAEMGENDPEPNVVVLGDMGTHFTYPILNHAFRLLMEGLPLVAMARNRYFMEPDGLSLDMGAFVAGLEYSAGITAEITGKPAPAFFNAALAELGIAPAQAVLIGDDLSDDIGGAQAAGIPGILVRTGKFRAGDDAHPDIRPAAIYDDFSAVVDALLG, encoded by the coding sequence ATGGCACCGACAATTTCACCGAAAGCGGTATTGATCGATCTGGCCGGCGTCCTCCACACCGGGGATGAGGCATTGCCGGGGGCGGTGCGGGCGCTCGACCGGCTGCGGATGTCGGGGCTGCCGCTACGTTTTTTGACCAACACGACACGGACGCCCAGTACCATCCTCTTCGCCAAGTTGCAGCGCATGGGTTTCACCTTGGCCGCCAGCGAGATTCAGACGGCGGCGCTGGCGGCGCGAACGCTGGTCCGTAGCCGGGGGCTGCGCCCGCTGTGGCTGATACACCCCGATATCGCCGCCGAAATGGGGGAAAACGATCCCGAGCCCAATGTCGTCGTGCTTGGCGACATGGGCACGCATTTCACCTATCCGATCCTCAACCATGCTTTCCGCCTGCTCATGGAAGGCCTGCCGCTCGTGGCGATGGCGCGCAATCGCTATTTCATGGAGCCCGACGGGCTGTCGCTGGATATGGGCGCTTTCGTCGCCGGGCTGGAGTATTCGGCCGGGATCACGGCTGAAATTACCGGCAAGCCGGCACCGGCTTTCTTCAATGCGGCGCTGGCCGAACTGGGTATCGCGCCGGCTCAGGCGGTGCTGATCGGCGACGATCTGAGCGATGACATCGGTGGTGCGCAGGCGGCGGGTATTCCGGGGATTCTGGTGCGGACGGGGAAATTCCGGGCCGGCGACGACGCGCATCCGGACATTCGTCCGGCGGCGATTTACGATGATTTTTCTGCTGTGGTCGACGCCCTGCTCGGCTGA
- a CDS encoding sodium:solute symporter family protein, with product MLIWFVVLYLMVSIGIGLFAATRVHSAKDFAVAGRHLPLPVVTATVFATWFGAEAVFGVSATFVKDGLTGVVADPFGSSMCLIIAGVFFSRKLYKLNILTLGDYFRLRYNRTVEVLTTLCIVASYLGWVSAQIKALGLVFNVVTAGYVSQTAGMILGAAIVLTYTTFGGMLSVAILDFVQMGVIMGGMLYIGYVVSGLTGGVELVINHASAAGKLDFFPPPDPWLWLTFLGAWITMMLGSIPQQDVFQRITSAKSQRIALWGSILGATIYFCFTFVPMFIAYSATLIDPELFNGLMQTDSQLVLPTLVLNHTPVFAQAIFFGAVLSAIMSCSSATLLAPSVAFSENIVRGFYPHMGDHQFLRVMRGSIIVFAGIVLGFALYSNASIFKMVENAYKITLAGAFVPLFFGAFWKRATTQGALAAIFGGLSSWILIEVLVSTAGQGNGQYAYALAGAGQLVPPQLIGLSVSIIGMIAGSLLPQWVGHRLPHEDIHEALHHRAAAETHHATEHPHRH from the coding sequence ATGCTGATCTGGTTCGTCGTCCTCTACCTGATGGTTTCCATCGGCATCGGCCTCTTTGCCGCGACCCGCGTCCATAGCGCCAAGGATTTCGCCGTGGCCGGCCGCCATCTGCCGCTGCCGGTCGTCACCGCCACCGTCTTCGCCACCTGGTTTGGCGCCGAAGCAGTGTTCGGCGTTTCCGCCACCTTCGTCAAGGACGGCCTGACCGGCGTTGTCGCCGACCCCTTCGGCTCGTCGATGTGTTTGATCATCGCCGGCGTTTTCTTCTCGCGGAAGCTCTACAAGCTCAACATCCTGACCCTGGGCGACTATTTCCGCCTGCGCTACAACCGCACGGTCGAAGTGCTGACCACGCTGTGCATCGTCGCTTCCTATCTCGGCTGGGTATCGGCCCAGATCAAGGCGCTCGGGCTGGTCTTCAACGTCGTCACCGCTGGCTATGTCAGCCAGACAGCGGGCATGATCCTCGGCGCCGCCATCGTGCTCACCTACACCACCTTCGGCGGCATGCTCTCGGTGGCCATCCTCGATTTCGTGCAGATGGGCGTCATCATGGGCGGCATGCTGTACATCGGCTACGTCGTCTCCGGCCTGACCGGCGGCGTCGAACTGGTCATCAACCACGCCTCGGCGGCCGGCAAGCTCGACTTTTTCCCTCCGCCCGACCCCTGGCTGTGGCTGACCTTCCTCGGCGCCTGGATCACCATGATGCTCGGCTCGATCCCGCAGCAGGACGTCTTCCAGCGCATCACCTCGGCCAAGAGCCAGCGCATCGCGCTGTGGGGCTCGATTCTCGGTGCCACTATCTATTTCTGTTTCACCTTCGTGCCAATGTTCATCGCCTACTCGGCGACGCTGATCGACCCCGAACTGTTCAACGGCCTGATGCAGACCGACTCGCAACTCGTCCTGCCGACGCTGGTCCTCAACCACACGCCGGTCTTCGCCCAGGCCATCTTCTTCGGCGCCGTGCTGTCGGCCATTATGAGCTGCTCGTCAGCCACGCTGCTGGCCCCCTCGGTCGCCTTCTCGGAAAACATCGTGCGCGGCTTCTACCCGCACATGGGCGACCACCAGTTCCTGCGTGTCATGCGCGGCTCCATCATCGTCTTCGCCGGCATCGTCCTCGGCTTCGCGCTGTATTCCAACGCCAGCATTTTCAAGATGGTCGAAAACGCCTACAAGATCACGCTGGCCGGCGCCTTCGTGCCGCTCTTCTTCGGCGCCTTCTGGAAACGGGCGACGACGCAGGGTGCGCTGGCTGCCATTTTCGGCGGGCTGTCGTCGTGGATCCTGATCGAAGTGCTGGTCAGCACGGCCGGCCAGGGCAACGGCCAGTACGCCTACGCGCTGGCTGGCGCAGGCCAGTTGGTGCCGCCGCAACTCATCGGGTTGTCCGTCAGCATCATCGGCATGATCGCCGGGTCGCTGTTGCCACAATGGGTCGGCCATCGGCTGCCGCATGAAGACATCCATGAAGCCCTGCACCACCGGGCAGCGGCGGAAACCCACCACGCGACGGAACATCCGCACCGCCATTAA
- a CDS encoding alpha/beta hydrolase, whose product MRAPEEKLLIDGPVGKIEVIMERPDAPKGIALIAHPHPMGGGANTNKVAYTLARTFVSLGYAAFRPNFRGVGGSEGVHDEGHGEVDDLLAVLEDAKCRCGNLPVALAGFSFGAFCQTRVAKRLVDAGHPAQRLVLVGTAAGHVEGSRQYDTEAVPHDTIVIHGADDTLVPPANVYAWALPLDLPVVVVPGADHFFHRRLHLIRDIVTRAWRH is encoded by the coding sequence ATGCGCGCCCCCGAAGAGAAACTCCTGATTGACGGCCCGGTCGGCAAGATCGAGGTCATCATGGAGCGCCCGGATGCCCCCAAGGGCATCGCGCTGATCGCCCACCCGCACCCGATGGGCGGCGGCGCCAACACCAACAAGGTCGCCTACACGCTGGCCCGTACCTTCGTCAGCCTCGGCTACGCCGCCTTCCGCCCAAATTTCCGTGGCGTCGGCGGCAGCGAAGGCGTGCATGACGAAGGCCACGGTGAAGTCGACGACCTGCTCGCCGTACTCGAAGACGCCAAGTGCCGTTGCGGCAACCTGCCCGTCGCCCTGGCCGGCTTCTCGTTTGGCGCCTTCTGCCAGACCCGCGTTGCCAAGCGCCTCGTCGACGCCGGCCACCCGGCTCAGCGCCTCGTGCTGGTCGGCACCGCCGCCGGCCACGTCGAAGGCAGCCGCCAGTACGACACCGAAGCCGTGCCGCACGACACCATCGTCATCCACGGCGCCGACGACACGCTGGTGCCGCCGGCCAACGTCTACGCCTGGGCCTTGCCGCTCGACCTGCCGGTCGTCGTCGTACCCGGCGCCGATCACTTCTTCCACCGTCGCCTGCATCTGATCCGCGACATCGTGACCCGCGCATGGCGGCACTGA
- a CDS encoding pseudouridine synthase has translation MLTAYLPPPDNGLAIIHVDNEIIVVDKPAGLLSVPGRGEGMDDCLASRVQARFPDALIAHRLDMSTSGLLVLARGAEMHRQLSRFFRERQIDKRYVAVVQGLMADDAGEVELPLICDWPNRPRQKVDFEIGKPSLTRFRVVSRDPDANTTRVELEPITGRSHQLRVHMASLGHPILGDDLYGGEATALADRLLLHAMDLGLFHPLTAAAIQFHSDAPF, from the coding sequence ATTTTGACGGCCTATTTGCCGCCGCCCGACAACGGTTTGGCCATCATTCATGTCGATAATGAAATCATCGTTGTCGACAAACCGGCCGGGCTGCTCTCCGTGCCGGGGCGCGGGGAGGGCATGGACGATTGCCTGGCATCGCGTGTGCAGGCCAGGTTTCCGGATGCGCTGATTGCCCATCGCCTCGACATGTCGACCTCCGGCCTGCTCGTTCTGGCCCGCGGCGCCGAAATGCACCGGCAGCTATCGCGTTTTTTCCGCGAGCGCCAGATCGACAAACGTTACGTCGCCGTCGTTCAAGGGCTGATGGCTGACGATGCCGGCGAGGTTGAGCTGCCGTTGATTTGTGACTGGCCGAACCGGCCGCGGCAAAAGGTCGATTTCGAGATCGGCAAGCCGTCGCTGACCCGTTTTCGCGTCGTCAGCCGCGATCCGGACGCCAACACGACACGGGTCGAACTGGAACCGATCACCGGCCGCTCGCACCAGCTACGCGTCCATATGGCCTCGCTCGGCCACCCGATTCTCGGCGACGATCTCTATGGTGGCGAGGCGACCGCGCTGGCGGATCGACTGCTCCTGCACGCCATGGATTTGGGCCTGTTTCACCCGTTGACCGCAGCAGCCATCCAATTTCATTCCGACGCCCCGTTTTGA
- a CDS encoding ATP-binding cassette domain-containing protein gives MAALKASQLRKTYGDSEVVAGLSFAVEPGTCFGLLGPNGAGKTTTLRLCLGLTGPDSGQITLNGHVIPDDAQAARARIGVVPQFDNLDPDFTCAENLLVFGRYFGLKDADIRAKIPQLLEFAGLSSKAGARLSTLSGGMKRRLTLARAMVNDPDIIFLDEPTTGLDPQARHLIWERLKQLKSAGKTLILTTHFMDEAERLCDTLIVIDHGRKIAEGSPRQLIAEQIEPQVVEVFDESHGQLENFVKNQKHLAERVETSGETAFFYCREPHELLARLADADGLRYVHRASNLEDVFIKLTGRELRD, from the coding sequence ATGGCGGCACTGAAAGCCAGCCAACTTCGCAAGACCTACGGCGACAGCGAAGTCGTCGCCGGGCTATCGTTCGCCGTCGAACCGGGCACCTGCTTCGGCCTGCTCGGCCCGAACGGCGCCGGCAAGACGACGACGCTGCGCCTCTGCCTCGGACTGACCGGGCCGGACAGCGGCCAAATCACGCTCAACGGCCACGTCATTCCCGACGACGCCCAGGCAGCGCGGGCGCGCATCGGCGTCGTGCCGCAATTCGACAACCTCGACCCCGATTTCACCTGCGCCGAAAACCTGCTCGTCTTCGGCCGCTACTTCGGGCTCAAGGACGCCGACATCCGGGCCAAAATCCCGCAGCTGCTTGAATTCGCCGGCCTGTCGAGCAAGGCCGGCGCCCGTTTGTCGACGCTGTCCGGCGGCATGAAACGCCGGCTGACGCTGGCCCGGGCGATGGTCAACGACCCCGACATCATCTTCCTCGACGAGCCGACCACCGGCCTCGACCCGCAGGCCCGCCACCTGATCTGGGAACGCCTCAAGCAACTCAAATCGGCCGGCAAGACGCTGATTCTGACCACCCATTTCATGGACGAGGCCGAACGCCTGTGCGACACGCTGATCGTCATCGACCACGGCCGCAAGATCGCCGAAGGCAGCCCGCGCCAGCTCATCGCCGAGCAGATCGAACCGCAGGTCGTCGAGGTTTTCGACGAATCCCACGGTCAACTGGAAAATTTCGTCAAAAATCAAAAGCACCTCGCCGAGCGCGTTGAAACCAGCGGCGAAACCGCTTTCTTCTACTGCCGCGAGCCGCACGAACTACTGGCCCGACTGGCCGACGCCGATGGCCTGCGCTACGTGCATCGCGCCTCCAACCTCGAAGACGTTTTCATCAAGCTGACCGGCCGCGAACTGCGCGACTGA
- a CDS encoding cation-transporting P-type ATPase — translation MALPDPAFPLPDDAPDLAWHADTVEAAARRLGVDHAAGLDDGEAAARLTRHGPNRLTERPGKPAWRRFAEQVMQPLVLVLIAAGAITAALGEVVDASVIFGVVVVNALIGYWQEAKAEGALAALAQSVATPVTVRRGGHRLQLDATQLVPGDIVLLAAGDRIPADLRLIQQHELHTDDSMLTGESQPVTKNVATLHADTMLADRLNMAYAGTTVVAGQGSGLVIATGDATETGRIAGLIAAAPDLVTPLTRKMARFSNWLLWAIGGLALLTVGVGLARGGSAFDMFIAAVALAVGAIPEGLPAAVTVTLAIGVARMAKRRAIIRHLPAVETLGSTTVICSDKTGTLTENAMTVRVLWCAGEGYAIGGHGYNPEGAISHDEMPADIDGALREALIAGALCNDASLRHEHGQWKITGDPTEAALIVAARKGKLDEHTLGALFPRRDVLPFDATRQFMATAHEGDGPGVVYVKGALERLLPLCVDQLSANGQPLPFDHAAIEKIAHAYAEQGMRVLLLARRNFNFGQNFRLTVEGIEKLTLIGLVGMIDPPRKAAIGAIRNCHSAGVRVKMITGDHAVTALAIARQIGLNAERALTGRQLALLDDSALGEAAHSVDVFARVEPEQKLRLVRALQARGEVVAMTGDGVNDAPALKQADIGIAMGLAGTEVAKEAAAMVLTDDNFASIEAAVEEGRGVWDNLVKFITWTLPTNFGEGLVIVAAILFGSTLPITPLQILWINMTTAVLLGLPLAFEPIERGIMRRPPRRQAQPVLDTALIRRIVLVSFLLLAGAFGLFLRELEQGHSLAEARTVAVNVFVAVEAAYLFNCRSLSGGFWQQGLFSNPWIWAGIASMAALQGALTYLPAMNAAFGTAPIGLAEWATILAVGLASALIVGLEKRVSRRG, via the coding sequence ATGGCCCTTCCTGACCCTGCCTTTCCTCTTCCTGACGACGCGCCGGACCTAGCCTGGCATGCCGACACCGTCGAAGCGGCCGCCCGGCGGCTGGGGGTCGATCACGCGGCCGGCCTGGATGATGGCGAAGCAGCCGCTCGACTCACCCGTCACGGCCCCAACCGCCTGACCGAACGCCCCGGCAAGCCGGCCTGGCGCCGCTTCGCCGAGCAGGTCATGCAACCGCTCGTGCTCGTGCTCATCGCGGCCGGCGCGATCACCGCCGCCCTCGGCGAAGTCGTGGACGCCAGCGTGATTTTCGGCGTCGTCGTGGTCAATGCCCTCATCGGCTACTGGCAGGAGGCCAAGGCCGAAGGGGCCCTGGCCGCCCTGGCGCAAAGTGTGGCGACGCCGGTCACCGTCCGCCGCGGCGGGCATCGCCTGCAGCTCGACGCAACGCAACTGGTCCCCGGCGACATCGTCCTGCTCGCCGCCGGCGACCGCATTCCGGCCGACCTCCGACTGATCCAGCAACACGAGCTGCATACCGACGACTCGATGCTGACCGGCGAATCGCAGCCCGTCACCAAAAATGTCGCCACGCTGCACGCCGACACCATGCTCGCCGACCGCCTCAACATGGCCTACGCCGGCACCACGGTGGTGGCCGGGCAGGGCAGCGGGCTGGTCATCGCCACCGGCGACGCCACCGAAACCGGGCGCATCGCCGGCCTGATCGCCGCCGCGCCCGACCTGGTCACGCCGCTGACGCGCAAGATGGCACGCTTTTCCAACTGGCTGCTGTGGGCCATCGGTGGGCTGGCCCTGCTCACCGTTGGCGTCGGGCTGGCCCGCGGCGGCTCGGCTTTCGACATGTTCATCGCCGCCGTGGCACTCGCCGTCGGCGCCATTCCGGAAGGTCTGCCGGCCGCCGTCACCGTCACGCTGGCTATCGGCGTTGCCCGCATGGCCAAACGGAGGGCCATCATCCGCCACCTGCCGGCCGTTGAAACGCTGGGCAGCACGACCGTCATCTGCTCCGACAAGACAGGCACGCTGACCGAAAATGCCATGACTGTCCGCGTCCTGTGGTGCGCCGGCGAGGGCTATGCCATCGGGGGCCACGGCTACAACCCGGAAGGGGCCATCAGCCACGACGAAATGCCGGCCGACATCGACGGCGCGCTGCGCGAAGCCCTGATCGCCGGCGCGCTGTGCAACGACGCCTCGCTGCGCCACGAGCACGGCCAATGGAAGATCACCGGTGACCCGACCGAGGCCGCGCTGATCGTCGCCGCGCGCAAGGGCAAGCTGGACGAGCACACGCTGGGCGCGCTTTTTCCGCGGCGCGACGTCCTGCCTTTCGACGCCACCCGGCAATTCATGGCCACCGCCCACGAGGGCGACGGGCCGGGCGTTGTCTACGTCAAGGGTGCGCTCGAACGCCTGCTGCCGCTGTGCGTCGATCAGCTGTCGGCCAACGGCCAGCCGCTCCCTTTCGACCACGCTGCCATCGAGAAAATCGCCCATGCCTACGCCGAACAGGGCATGCGCGTCCTCCTGCTGGCCCGGCGAAATTTCAATTTTGGCCAAAATTTCCGGTTGACCGTGGAAGGCATCGAAAAGCTGACCCTGATCGGCCTTGTCGGCATGATCGACCCGCCCCGCAAGGCGGCCATCGGCGCCATCCGCAACTGTCATTCGGCCGGCGTGCGGGTCAAGATGATTACCGGCGACCACGCCGTCACGGCGCTCGCCATCGCCCGCCAGATCGGCCTCAACGCCGAGCGGGCGCTGACCGGCCGCCAACTGGCCCTCCTCGACGACAGCGCGCTGGGCGAAGCCGCCCACAGCGTCGACGTCTTCGCCCGCGTCGAACCGGAACAAAAGCTACGCCTCGTCCGCGCCCTGCAGGCCCGCGGAGAAGTCGTCGCGATGACTGGCGACGGCGTCAATGACGCGCCGGCGTTGAAACAGGCCGACATCGGCATCGCCATGGGCCTGGCCGGCACCGAAGTCGCCAAGGAGGCGGCGGCCATGGTCCTCACCGACGACAACTTCGCCAGCATCGAGGCGGCCGTCGAGGAGGGCCGCGGCGTCTGGGACAACCTCGTCAAGTTCATCACGTGGACGCTGCCGACCAACTTCGGCGAAGGCCTCGTCATCGTCGCCGCCATTCTTTTCGGCAGCACGCTGCCCATCACCCCGCTGCAGATCCTCTGGATCAACATGACCACCGCCGTGCTCCTCGGCCTGCCGCTCGCCTTCGAACCGATCGAGCGCGGCATCATGCGCCGCCCGCCACGCCGGCAGGCCCAGCCGGTGCTCGACACCGCGCTGATCCGCCGCATCGTGCTCGTCTCTTTCCTGCTACTGGCCGGCGCCTTCGGCCTCTTCCTGCGCGAACTCGAACAGGGCCACAGCCTGGCCGAAGCGCGCACCGTCGCCGTCAATGTCTTCGTCGCCGTCGAGGCGGCCTACCTTTTCAATTGCCGCTCGCTGAGCGGCGGCTTCTGGCAGCAGGGCCTTTTTTCGAACCCGTGGATCTGGGCCGGCATCGCCAGCATGGCCGCCCTGCAAGGCGCGCTGACCTATCTGCCGGCCATGAACGCCGCTTTCGGTACGGCACCCATCGGCCTCGCCGAATGGGCAACGATCCTCGCCGTCGGGCTGGCCAGTGCACTGATCGTCGGGCTGGAAAAACGCGTGTCGCGCCGGGGCTGA
- a CDS encoding VanZ family protein codes for MPHHGRGPILLSRYLALAWCGLVVYGSLHPFTGWRDTGVSPIAFLEGGWPRYWTVFDLAANVAVYLPLGFFLTLALSSLPWRFTALILAVLLTGSVSFGLETVQTWLPSRVPSNLDLACNTLGGLLGALWAQHVGPRVFARIAALEHRLIAPIPHAELGLTLLGLWLLVPLSPETLLFGAGDVRQIFGLTGAVPFAAESFVMIEASITAFNVVAVGLIVRMLCARLLFAYLIVPLFLLLCLVISTVSAAVLVSPADSLAWLTPGAKLGLAVGTGILAVVLALPATPRLMIAALALMAGTVLVNMAPPNPYSEAALAVWRQGHFLNFNGLTRLLATLWPFLTLPFLFLTTRRT; via the coding sequence ATGCCTCATCATGGTCGTGGCCCCATCCTGCTTTCCCGCTACCTGGCGCTCGCCTGGTGCGGGCTGGTCGTCTATGGCAGCCTGCATCCGTTTACCGGCTGGCGCGATACCGGCGTGTCGCCGATTGCCTTTCTCGAAGGCGGCTGGCCACGTTACTGGACGGTCTTCGATCTCGCAGCAAACGTCGCGGTCTACCTGCCACTCGGCTTCTTTTTGACGCTGGCGTTGAGCAGCCTGCCCTGGCGTTTCACTGCCCTGATCCTCGCCGTGCTACTCACCGGCAGCGTCAGTTTCGGTCTCGAAACAGTGCAGACCTGGCTCCCCTCGCGCGTGCCGTCCAACCTCGACCTCGCCTGCAACACGCTGGGCGGATTGCTCGGTGCGCTGTGGGCGCAACACGTCGGACCGCGCGTCTTCGCCCGCATCGCCGCGCTGGAACACCGGCTGATCGCCCCCATCCCGCACGCCGAACTGGGCCTGACCTTGCTCGGCCTGTGGCTGCTCGTGCCGCTGTCGCCGGAAACGCTGCTCTTCGGGGCCGGCGATGTCCGGCAGATTTTCGGGTTGACCGGGGCCGTTCCCTTCGCCGCCGAGAGTTTCGTCATGATCGAGGCCAGCATCACCGCCTTCAACGTCGTCGCCGTCGGCCTGATCGTCCGCATGCTGTGTGCGCGGCTACTCTTCGCCTACCTCATCGTGCCGCTCTTCCTGCTTCTCTGTCTGGTCATCAGCACGGTCTCTGCCGCCGTTCTGGTCAGCCCGGCCGATTCGCTGGCCTGGCTGACGCCGGGCGCTAAGCTCGGGCTGGCTGTTGGTACCGGCATCCTCGCCGTCGTGCTCGCCCTGCCGGCAACGCCGCGCCTGATGATCGCCGCGCTGGCCCTGATGGCCGGTACTGTGCTGGTCAACATGGCACCGCCCAACCCCTATTCGGAAGCGGCACTGGCCGTCTGGCGGCAGGGACACTTTCTCAATTTCAATGGCCTGACGCGCCTGCTCGCTACCCTATGGCCCTTCCTGACCCTGCCTTTCCTCTTCCTGACGACGCGCCGGACCTAG
- a CDS encoding (2Fe-2S) ferredoxin domain-containing protein has protein sequence MSYFKHHVFVCTNQREAGEQCCNSVGGSDMFAYAKDRIGALKLNGAGAVRINKAGCLGRCDNGPVMVVYPEETWYSFIDKEDVEEIIQEHLVGGKVVERLKI, from the coding sequence ATGAGCTACTTCAAACATCACGTTTTCGTCTGCACCAACCAGCGCGAGGCTGGCGAGCAGTGCTGCAACAGCGTCGGCGGTTCCGACATGTTCGCCTACGCCAAGGACCGCATCGGTGCGCTCAAGCTGAACGGCGCTGGCGCCGTGCGCATCAACAAGGCCGGCTGCCTCGGCCGCTGCGACAACGGCCCGGTCATGGTCGTGTACCCCGAAGAAACCTGGTATTCCTTCATCGACAAGGAAGACGTCGAGGAAATCATTCAGGAACACCTGGTCGGCGGCAAAGTTGTCGAACGCCTGAAGATCTGA
- a CDS encoding B12-binding domain-containing radical SAM protein — protein sequence MPPAIILSTLNAKYIHASLGLRYLLANMERHGGAGLRERAVLREFTIARPVAEIVAALLAEEPQIIGFGVYIWNVVQTTEVVRQLKQARPALKIVLGGPEVSYEWADQEIVRLADHLITGWGDVSFPKLCRALLDGPPPLMKVIPGEQPALADIALPYAEFSADDLAHRLLYVEASRGCPFKCEFCLSSLDKTAWAFEQERFLAALETLYERGARNFKFVDRTFNLKIDSSLTILQFFFDRLTPDLFLHFEVIPDHLPERLKDMIARFPPGVLQFEVGIQTFNPEVQQAISRRQDNAKTCENLDWLVNHSHAHLHTDLIFGLPGETLASFAEGFDRLYAIRPHEIQLGVLKRLRGTPIARHSVAHGMVYDAEPPYTVRQTAVVDAPTVERFTRLARYWDLLANSGRFPQTLPILLAGPSPFNAFLAFADWLWQGTGQTSRLTPEMLVDSLFDFLTGVTGMEKESARQTLLADYQASGARANPSCLHGLLKDRENPAPRAVRALVQRQDRHGGA from the coding sequence ATGCCGCCCGCCATCATCCTGAGCACGCTCAACGCCAAATACATCCACGCCTCGCTCGGCCTGCGCTACTTGCTGGCTAACATGGAGCGGCATGGCGGCGCCGGGCTGCGCGAACGGGCTGTCCTGCGCGAATTCACTATCGCCCGGCCGGTGGCGGAAATCGTCGCTGCGCTGCTCGCCGAGGAACCGCAGATCATCGGTTTCGGCGTTTATATCTGGAACGTCGTGCAAACGACCGAGGTCGTCCGCCAGCTAAAGCAGGCGCGGCCAGCGCTGAAAATCGTCCTCGGCGGGCCGGAAGTCAGTTACGAATGGGCAGATCAGGAAATCGTCCGGCTGGCCGATCACCTGATCACCGGCTGGGGCGACGTGAGTTTTCCGAAACTGTGCCGCGCCCTGCTCGACGGGCCGCCGCCGCTCATGAAAGTGATCCCCGGCGAGCAGCCGGCGCTGGCCGACATCGCCCTGCCCTACGCCGAGTTCAGCGCCGACGATCTCGCGCATCGGCTGCTCTACGTCGAAGCCTCGCGCGGCTGCCCGTTCAAGTGCGAGTTCTGTCTCAGTTCGCTCGACAAGACGGCCTGGGCTTTCGAGCAAGAGCGCTTCCTCGCCGCGCTGGAAACGCTCTACGAGCGCGGGGCGCGCAATTTCAAGTTCGTCGACCGGACCTTCAATCTCAAGATCGACAGCTCGCTGACCATCCTGCAATTCTTCTTCGACCGCCTGACGCCGGATCTCTTCCTGCATTTCGAGGTGATTCCCGATCACCTGCCGGAACGCCTGAAAGACATGATCGCCCGCTTCCCGCCCGGCGTGCTGCAGTTCGAAGTCGGCATCCAGACCTTCAACCCGGAGGTTCAGCAGGCCATTTCACGTCGGCAGGACAACGCCAAGACCTGCGAAAACCTCGACTGGCTGGTCAATCACAGCCACGCCCACCTGCACACCGATCTCATTTTCGGCCTGCCCGGTGAAACGCTGGCCAGCTTCGCCGAAGGTTTCGACCGCCTCTACGCCATCCGCCCGCACGAAATCCAGCTCGGCGTCCTCAAACGCCTGCGCGGCACGCCGATCGCCCGGCACAGTGTGGCTCACGGCATGGTCTACGACGCAGAACCGCCCTACACCGTCCGCCAAACTGCCGTGGTCGACGCGCCGACCGTCGAGCGCTTCACCCGCCTTGCCCGCTACTGGGATCTGCTCGCCAACTCCGGCCGCTTCCCGCAAACCCTGCCCATCCTGCTCGCTGGCCCTTCACCCTTCAATGCCTTCCTCGCCTTCGCCGACTGGCTATGGCAGGGCACCGGCCAGACCAGCCGTCTGACGCCGGAAATGCTGGTCGATAGCCTGTTCGATTTCCTGACCGGCGTGACCGGAATGGAAAAGGAAAGTGCTCGCCAGACGCTGCTTGCTGACTATCAGGCTAGCGGCGCCCGCGCCAATCCTTCGTGTCTGCACGGCTTGTTGAAGGATCGCGAAAACCCGGCGCCCCGCGCCGTCCGGGCGCTGGTGCAGCGGCAGGACCGGCACGGCGGGGCATGA